In Fusobacterium canifelinum, a genomic segment contains:
- a CDS encoding N-glycosylase/DNA lyase: MKKNEYFNEIEKIYKEMNTHFKERLKEFKNIWENGTNKDIHLELSFCILTPQSKALNAWQAITNLKKDDLIYNGKVEELVEFLNIVRFKNNKSKYLVELREKMTKDGEIITKDFFKTLPTVIEKREWIVKNIKGMSYKEASHFLRNIGFGEDIAILDRHILKNLIKLEVIDELPKTLTPKLYLEIEEKMRNYCEFVKIPMDEMDLLLWYKEAGVIFK, encoded by the coding sequence ATGAAAAAAAATGAATATTTTAATGAAATTGAAAAAATTTACAAGGAAATGAATACCCATTTTAAAGAAAGATTAAAAGAATTTAAAAATATATGGGAAAATGGGACTAATAAAGATATTCATTTAGAATTATCTTTTTGTATTTTAACTCCTCAATCTAAGGCACTAAATGCATGGCAAGCTATAACAAATTTGAAAAAAGATGATTTAATTTATAATGGAAAAGTAGAAGAGCTTGTTGAATTTTTAAATATTGTTAGATTTAAAAATAATAAGTCTAAATACCTTGTTGAGTTAAGAGAAAAAATGACAAAAGATGGAGAAATTATAACAAAAGACTTTTTTAAAACACTTCCAACTGTTATTGAGAAAAGAGAGTGGATAGTAAAAAATATCAAAGGAATGTCTTATAAAGAAGCTAGCCACTTTTTAAGAAATATAGGTTTTGGAGAAGATATAGCTATACTTGATAGACATATTTTAAAGAATTTAATTAAATTAGAAGTTATAGATGAGTTACCAAAAACATTAACTCCTAAATTATACTTAGAGATAGAAGAAAAAATGAGAAACTATTGTGAATTTGTAAAAATTCCTATGGATGAGATGGATTTGTTACTTTGGTATAAAGAGGCAGGAGTAATATTTAAATGA
- a CDS encoding type IV secretion protein Rhs produces the protein MTFSEEIEDEIKEFVSRTENIYYFPDSNYGVEYLNNNFNFLGTKIDLAKEKNYTSYDFKKNNFLDMIKFFELKKIKEKILLSKEIHYIGDGITNSELVFLGKEFFKVLEFLFENIPEHHYFFDEEKKWCLLIATEGWITYGEKSIKK, from the coding sequence ATGACATTCAGTGAAGAAATTGAAGATGAAATAAAAGAATTTGTGAGTAGAACAGAAAATATCTATTATTTTCCAGATAGTAATTATGGAGTAGAATATTTGAATAATAATTTTAACTTTTTAGGAACAAAAATAGATTTAGCAAAAGAAAAAAATTATACAAGTTATGATTTTAAGAAAAATAATTTTTTAGATATGATAAAATTTTTTGAATTAAAAAAAATAAAGGAGAAAATATTATTAAGTAAAGAAATACATTATATTGGAGATGGGATAACAAATAGTGAATTAGTATTTTTAGGAAAAGAATTTTTTAAGGTTTTAGAATTTCTTTTTGAAAATATACCAGAACATCATTATTTTTTTGATGAGGAGAAGAAATGGTGCTTACTTATAGCAACAGAGGGTTGGATCACTTATGGAGAAAAATCTATTAAAAAATAA
- a CDS encoding glutamine--fructose-6-phosphate aminotransferase: MKETMLTNILEEEKILKNIISNFETKNSLLIKELIKIELKNILILATGSSMNAALITKYFISDILNINIEIKEPFNYYNYEKINENIDLVIAISQSGKSASTISALKYVKKCKNIPSIAITSNNMSIIAKESNMILDLGIGIEQVGFVTKGFSATVLNLFLLAIILAKEKKLISAKQKEVYLKELNIIIENIPQVILKTENFIKEKKEIFLNAKRFIGIGYGACFGLVKEFETKFTETIRLPSQGFELEAYMHGPYLEANKEHIIFYFDNKGKLSERLFLLKNYMMPYIKQSFVIALDSGDISLNLNLNEHLATLLLIIPIQIMSYRIAEIKEIDLNIKIFEDFDKVLKSKI; the protein is encoded by the coding sequence ATGAAGGAAACTATGTTAACTAATATTCTTGAAGAAGAAAAGATTTTAAAAAATATTATTTCTAATTTTGAAACTAAAAATTCTCTTCTTATTAAAGAATTAATTAAAATAGAATTAAAAAATATTTTAATTCTTGCTACAGGCTCTTCTATGAATGCAGCTTTAATCACAAAATATTTCATAAGTGATATTTTAAATATTAATATTGAAATTAAAGAACCTTTTAATTACTATAATTATGAAAAAATAAATGAAAATATAGATTTAGTTATTGCTATTTCTCAAAGTGGTAAAAGTGCTTCAACTATATCTGCTTTAAAGTATGTGAAAAAATGTAAAAATATTCCAAGTATTGCTATTACTTCTAACAATATGAGTATAATTGCAAAAGAATCAAACATGATTTTAGACTTAGGGATTGGAATTGAACAAGTTGGATTTGTTACAAAAGGATTTTCTGCAACAGTTTTAAATTTATTTCTTTTAGCAATAATATTAGCAAAAGAAAAAAAATTAATTTCAGCAAAACAAAAAGAAGTTTATTTAAAAGAGCTTAATATTATTATAGAAAATATACCTCAAGTTATTTTGAAAACTGAAAATTTTATTAAAGAGAAAAAAGAAATATTTTTAAATGCTAAAAGATTTATTGGAATTGGTTATGGAGCTTGTTTTGGACTTGTAAAAGAATTTGAAACTAAATTCACTGAAACAATAAGACTTCCTTCTCAAGGTTTTGAATTGGAAGCATATATGCATGGACCATATTTAGAGGCAAATAAAGAACATATAATTTTTTACTTTGATAATAAAGGAAAATTAAGTGAAAGATTATTTTTACTTAAAAATTATATGATGCCATACATAAAACAAAGTTTTGTTATAGCATTAGATAGTGGAGATATAAGCCTAAACTTAAATTTAAATGAGCATTTAGCAACTTTACTTTTAATAATTCCTATACAAATTATGAGTTATAGAATAGCTGAAATTAAAGAAATTGATTTAAATATAAAAATTTTTGAAGATTTTGACAAGGTTCTAAAAAGTAAAATCTAA
- a CDS encoding PTS system mannose/fructose/sorbose family transporter subunit IID, with protein sequence MMKIFNNIESKEMNKELDRVFWRSFQMEFAWNYERQMNLGYVYAMIPVLEKIYANDKEGLKKALKRHLEFFNMTPHIVTLMLGISSAMEKENSESENFDENSINNIKTALMGPLSGIGDSFFWGTLRLLATGIGTALSLQGNILGPILFLLIFNIPHIFIRYIFTKLGYKLGIEFLNKLEKNGIMEKLTFGASILGLTVIGAMIARMIEISTPLVLGSENNPIAIQGILDDIMPGILQLGIFGIVYYLLGKKVKPLTILLGMAIVGILGSFIGIF encoded by the coding sequence ATGATGAAGATTTTTAATAACATTGAAAGTAAAGAAATGAATAAAGAACTTGATAGAGTATTTTGGAGATCCTTTCAAATGGAATTTGCTTGGAATTATGAAAGACAAATGAATCTTGGCTATGTCTATGCAATGATACCCGTTTTAGAAAAAATTTATGCTAATGATAAAGAAGGGTTAAAAAAAGCTTTAAAAAGACATCTTGAATTTTTTAATATGACACCTCATATTGTAACTTTGATGCTTGGAATTTCTTCTGCAATGGAAAAAGAAAATTCTGAATCAGAAAATTTTGATGAAAATTCTATAAATAATATAAAAACCGCTTTAATGGGACCTCTTTCTGGGATTGGAGATTCTTTCTTCTGGGGAACTTTAAGGCTTCTAGCAACAGGAATAGGAACTGCTCTCTCTTTACAAGGAAATATATTAGGACCTATATTATTCCTTTTAATATTTAATATTCCTCATATTTTTATAAGATATATTTTTACAAAACTTGGTTATAAATTAGGAATAGAATTTTTAAATAAATTAGAAAAAAATGGAATAATGGAAAAATTGACTTTTGGAGCTTCTATTCTTGGTTTAACAGTAATAGGAGCAATGATTGCTAGAATGATAGAAATAAGCACTCCTTTAGTTTTAGGTAGTGAAAATAATCCAATAGCTATTCAAGGAATTTTAGATGATATTATGCCAGGTATTTTACAACTAGGTATATTTGGGATAGTTTATTATCTTCTTGGAAAAAAGGTAAAACCTTTAACAATTCTTTTAGGAATGGCTATTGTAGGAATTTTAGGTTCATTTATAGGAATATTTTAG
- a CDS encoding SIS domain-containing protein yields MSKYKEMLKFNEDEYRKSAELIIEAYPIAKKVADEISVEGYENIFFSAVGGSLAPMMAIGEIAKQITKKPIFIEQAAELLTRGHKSLSNNSILITLSKSGDTKETVAMAKYTKENGIRVISLTKELNSPLALNSNYVIPMRHENGVEYEYMLLFWLFFRLMENNGDFSEYEKFAEQLKKLPENLLEAKYKFEPIAKEIGKKYYKEPYMIWIGSGETWGETYLFSMCLLEEMQWIKTKSVTSSEFFHGTLELIEKDTCVFLIKSSGKTRILDDRAEKFLKNYTEKLTVIDTQDFKLEGIDEKYRWIIAPTIASTILVDRLAFHFEDNTKHSLDIRRYYRQFNY; encoded by the coding sequence ATGTCTAAATACAAAGAAATGCTTAAATTTAATGAAGATGAATATAGAAAAAGTGCTGAGTTAATTATAGAAGCTTATCCTATTGCTAAAAAGGTAGCAGATGAAATTTCTGTTGAAGGATATGAAAATATATTTTTTTCAGCTGTTGGAGGGAGTCTTGCTCCTATGATGGCAATAGGAGAAATTGCAAAACAAATTACTAAAAAACCTATCTTTATAGAACAAGCTGCTGAGCTATTAACAAGAGGTCATAAATCTCTTTCTAATAATTCTATTCTGATTACATTATCTAAATCTGGAGATACCAAAGAAACTGTTGCTATGGCTAAGTATACAAAAGAAAATGGAATAAGAGTGATATCTTTAACAAAAGAATTAAACTCTCCTTTAGCATTAAACTCTAACTATGTTATTCCAATGAGACACGAAAATGGTGTTGAGTATGAATATATGTTATTATTTTGGTTATTTTTTAGATTAATGGAAAATAATGGAGATTTTTCTGAATATGAAAAATTTGCTGAACAATTAAAAAAACTTCCTGAAAATCTTTTAGAAGCAAAATATAAATTTGAGCCTATTGCCAAAGAAATAGGAAAAAAATATTATAAAGAGCCTTATATGATTTGGATTGGAAGTGGGGAAACTTGGGGTGAAACCTATTTATTCTCAATGTGTTTATTAGAAGAAATGCAATGGATTAAAACAAAATCAGTTACTAGCTCCGAATTTTTCCATGGAACATTAGAATTAATTGAAAAAGATACTTGTGTATTCTTAATAAAAAGTTCTGGAAAAACTAGAATACTTGATGATAGAGCAGAGAAATTTTTAAAAAATTATACTGAAAAATTAACTGTAATAGATACACAAGATTTTAAACTTGAAGGAATAGATGAAAAATATCGTTGGATTATAGCTCCTACTATAGCTTCCACAATATTGGTTGATCGTTTAGCATTTCATTTTGAAGATAATACTAAACATAGCCTTGATATTAGGAGATATTATAGACAATTTAACTATTAA
- a CDS encoding acetyl-CoA hydrolase/transferase family protein, which yields MKNWKESYKSKICTPDEAIQKIKDAKRISFGHICSESSVLTEALVRNKKLFKKLEIAHLLSVGKSEYAKEENSEYFRHNALFIGPKTREAANSSYGDYTPTFFFETAKLFGKDGELALDAMLLQVSTPDEHGHCSYGLSCDYTKSATENAKIVIAQINKFVPRTLGNCFVHIDDIDYIIEEDTPIPEVQPPVVGEVERKIGEFCASLVRDGDTLQLGIGAIPVAVLNFLKDKKDLGIHSEMISDGIVDLINLGVITNKKKNLNPNKAIATFLMGSKKLYDYANDNPAIELHPVDYVNNPIIIAQNDNMVSINSAIQVDLMGQVNAEYVDSKQFSGPGGQVDFVRGATMSNGGKSIIALPSTTGKGTISRIVFTFDEGVPVTTSRNDVDYVITEYGIAHLRGKTLRERAKLLIEIAHPDFREELRKKALEKFGEL from the coding sequence ATGAAAAATTGGAAAGAAAGCTACAAGTCAAAAATTTGTACTCCTGATGAAGCAATTCAAAAAATAAAAGATGCTAAAAGAATTTCTTTTGGACATATCTGTTCTGAATCCTCTGTTTTAACAGAAGCATTAGTAAGAAACAAAAAATTATTTAAAAAATTAGAAATTGCTCATCTACTATCAGTAGGAAAAAGTGAGTACGCAAAGGAGGAAAACTCAGAGTATTTTAGACACAATGCTCTATTTATCGGTCCAAAAACTAGAGAAGCAGCAAATAGCTCATATGGAGATTACACTCCAACTTTCTTTTTTGAAACTGCAAAACTATTTGGAAAAGATGGTGAGTTAGCACTTGATGCCATGTTACTTCAAGTATCTACGCCTGATGAACATGGGCATTGTAGCTATGGTCTTTCTTGTGATTATACTAAGTCAGCTACTGAAAATGCGAAAATTGTTATTGCACAAATTAATAAGTTTGTACCAAGAACATTGGGAAATTGTTTTGTGCATATAGATGATATTGACTATATCATTGAAGAAGATACCCCCATTCCAGAAGTTCAACCACCAGTTGTTGGAGAAGTTGAAAGAAAAATTGGAGAGTTTTGTGCAAGTTTAGTTAGAGATGGAGATACTTTACAACTTGGAATTGGTGCAATCCCAGTAGCTGTTTTAAATTTCTTAAAAGATAAAAAAGATTTAGGAATACACTCTGAAATGATTTCTGATGGAATTGTAGATTTAATTAACTTAGGTGTTATAACAAATAAAAAGAAAAATCTTAATCCTAATAAGGCAATAGCAACATTTTTAATGGGAAGTAAAAAGCTATATGACTATGCAAATGATAATCCTGCAATAGAATTACATCCTGTTGATTATGTAAATAATCCTATTATTATAGCTCAAAATGATAATATGGTTTCTATTAACTCAGCTATTCAAGTTGATTTAATGGGGCAAGTAAATGCAGAATATGTAGACTCTAAACAGTTCAGTGGACCTGGTGGGCAAGTTGATTTCGTAAGAGGTGCAACAATGTCTAATGGTGGTAAGTCTATAATAGCTTTACCTTCAACTACTGGGAAAGGTACTATTTCAAGAATAGTATTCACTTTTGATGAAGGTGTTCCAGTTACTACTTCAAGAAATGATGTAGACTATGTTATAACAGAATATGGTATTGCTCATTTAAGAGGAAAAACTTTAAGAGAAAGAGCAAAACTTTTAATTGAAATTGCTCATCCAGATTTTAGAGAAGAACTTAGAAAAAAAGCTTTGGAAAAATTTGGAGAATTATAA
- a CDS encoding AEC family transporter — translation MENFLLAFNVVFPIFLIMMLGVILKRKNMVDEKSLNVMNSLIFRLFMPTLLFFNIYNMGDLSTLSFDNLKLLAYAFSSILIVLFLAWLIYIPKVKDKKKLSVLIQGVYRGNFVLFGLAIADSLYGKESLGTVSLLTAIVIPTFNVIAVILLEYYSGNEVNKIKLIKQVFKNPLIIATLTAIVFLVLKINIPKPVYKAIGDISKIATPLAFLVLGAGLKFGNILKNLKYLISVNILRLIGNPLVTVGLGKLLGFQGIELVALLSMSACPTAVVSYTMAKEMNADGDLAGEIVATTSMLSIFTIFCWVLILKNLGWI, via the coding sequence ATGGAAAATTTTTTATTAGCATTTAATGTTGTTTTTCCAATTTTTCTTATAATGATGTTAGGTGTAATTCTAAAAAGAAAAAATATGGTAGATGAGAAATCTCTGAATGTTATGAATTCTTTAATATTTAGGTTATTTATGCCTACACTACTATTTTTTAATATTTATAATATGGGAGATTTATCAACTCTTTCATTTGATAATTTGAAATTATTAGCTTATGCTTTTTCAAGCATTCTTATAGTTCTTTTTCTTGCTTGGTTAATCTATATTCCAAAAGTAAAAGATAAGAAAAAATTATCTGTTTTAATTCAAGGTGTGTATAGAGGAAATTTTGTTCTCTTTGGTTTAGCTATTGCAGATAGCCTATATGGAAAAGAAAGTTTAGGAACAGTTTCATTACTAACAGCTATTGTAATTCCGACATTTAATGTCATAGCAGTTATACTGTTGGAATACTATTCAGGTAATGAAGTAAATAAAATTAAATTAATTAAACAAGTATTTAAAAATCCTCTAATAATTGCAACATTGACTGCAATAGTTTTTTTAGTGTTAAAAATAAATATTCCAAAGCCAGTATATAAAGCTATAGGAGACATATCGAAAATAGCAACACCATTAGCTTTCCTTGTTTTGGGAGCAGGACTAAAATTTGGAAATATACTAAAAAATTTAAAATATTTAATTTCTGTAAATATATTAAGACTTATAGGAAATCCATTAGTGACTGTTGGACTTGGGAAATTACTAGGCTTTCAAGGAATAGAATTAGTTGCTTTGCTTTCAATGAGTGCTTGTCCAACAGCAGTAGTTTCATATACTATGGCAAAAGAAATGAATGCAGATGGTGATTTAGCAGGAGAAATTGTTGCAACAACAAGTATGCTTTCAATATTTACAATTTTTTGTTGGGTTCTCATATTAAAAAATTTAGGCTGGATATAG
- a CDS encoding ClbS/DfsB family four-helix bundle protein, protein MKEYTSKVELTNTIKASYKKYIDEFENISEDFKDKRFEEVDRTPAENLAYQVGWTTLLLKWEKDEKAGLEVHTPSENFKWNNLTELYKWFNKEYSHLSLTELKSILNKNISDIYKMIDEMSEDELFKPHQRKWADNSTKTAVWEVCKFIHINTVAPFGTFRTKIRKWKKLALQKN, encoded by the coding sequence ATGAAAGAATATACATCAAAAGTAGAATTAACAAATACAATTAAAGCTTCATACAAAAAATATATTGATGAATTTGAAAATATATCAGAAGATTTTAAAGATAAAAGATTTGAAGAAGTTGATAGAACTCCTGCTGAAAATTTAGCTTATCAAGTTGGTTGGACAACTTTACTTTTAAAATGGGAAAAGGATGAAAAAGCTGGTTTAGAAGTTCATACACCTAGTGAAAATTTTAAATGGAATAATTTAACTGAATTGTATAAATGGTTTAATAAAGAATATTCTCATTTATCCTTAACTGAATTGAAATCTATTTTAAATAAAAATATTTCTGATATTTATAAGATGATAGATGAAATGTCTGAAGATGAATTATTTAAACCACATCAAAGAAAATGGGCAGATAACTCAACAAAAACTGCTGTTTGGGAAGTATGTAAATTTATTCATATAAACACTGTTGCACCCTTTGGAACCTTTAGAACAAAAATTAGAAAATGGAAAAAACTTGCTTTACAAAAGAATTAA
- a CDS encoding MalY/PatB family protein, protein MEKEKFLKEYLVERKGTNSLKWDALDKRFGNPNLISMWVADMEIKTPKEIVEALKERIEHGVFGYSYVSDDYYNAVIKWHKEKHNYEIKKEWIRFSTGVVTAIYWFINIFTKVNDSVLILTPVYYPFHNAVKDNNRKLITCDLKNTDGYFTIDYDEVEKKIVENDIKLFIQCSPHNPAGRVWKEEELSKILEICKKHNVLVISDEIHQDIVMKSYKHIPSAIVENGKYSDNLITISAASKTFNLAGLIHSNIIISNDKLRKKYDEEIKKINQTECNILGMLATQVGYEKGEYWLENIKELIEDNFNYLKSELNKNIPEITVTNLEGTYLVFLDLRKIVPIDKVKEFIQDKCNLAIDFGEWFGENFKGFIRMNLATDPQIVKKAVENIISEYKKLRSDR, encoded by the coding sequence ATGGAAAAAGAAAAATTTTTAAAAGAATATTTAGTTGAAAGAAAGGGAACTAACTCATTAAAATGGGATGCCTTAGATAAAAGATTTGGTAATCCAAATTTAATTTCTATGTGGGTTGCTGATATGGAAATTAAAACTCCAAAAGAAATTGTTGAAGCTTTAAAAGAAAGAATAGAACATGGAGTATTTGGATATTCTTATGTCAGTGATGATTATTACAATGCTGTTATTAAGTGGCATAAAGAAAAACATAATTATGAAATAAAAAAAGAATGGATAAGATTTTCAACTGGAGTTGTAACTGCTATTTATTGGTTTATAAATATTTTTACAAAAGTTAATGACTCTGTTCTTATTTTAACACCTGTTTACTATCCTTTCCATAATGCAGTGAAAGATAATAATAGAAAACTCATTACTTGTGACTTAAAAAATACTGATGGATATTTTACTATTGACTATGATGAAGTTGAGAAGAAAATAGTTGAAAATGATATTAAACTATTTATACAATGTTCTCCCCATAATCCAGCTGGTAGAGTTTGGAAAGAAGAAGAATTATCTAAAATATTAGAGATTTGTAAAAAACATAATGTTCTTGTTATTTCAGATGAAATACACCAAGATATAGTAATGAAAAGCTATAAACATATTCCATCTGCTATTGTAGAAAATGGAAAATATTCTGATAATTTAATAACAATATCTGCTGCTTCAAAAACATTTAATTTAGCAGGATTAATTCATTCAAATATCATTATCAGCAATGATAAATTAAGAAAAAAATATGATGAAGAAATTAAAAAGATTAATCAAACTGAATGTAATATTCTTGGAATGCTTGCAACACAAGTAGGTTATGAGAAAGGAGAATATTGGTTAGAAAATATAAAAGAATTAATAGAAGATAATTTTAATTATTTAAAATCTGAATTAAATAAAAACATTCCTGAAATCACAGTTACTAATTTAGAGGGAACATATTTAGTATTTTTAGATTTAAGAAAAATTGTTCCTATTGATAAAGTAAAAGAATTTATTCAAGATAAATGTAATTTAGCAATAGACTTTGGAGAATGGTTTGGAGAGAATTTCAAAGGTTTTATTCGTATGAATTTAGCAACAGACCCTCAAATTGTTAAAAAAGCTGTTGAAAACATAATAAGTGAGTATAAAAAATTAAGGAGTGACAGATAA
- a CDS encoding MarR family transcriptional regulator, translating into MDNKKLYEKEILNAQIETNEDEKLVNDRYKKLNGIMEPMYDFILAYSNYYSIRRDYGSGEKFTMIEIHILTEIYDNSGITVTELAEKWCRTSSAISQTVRKLMKWGLINRIGNENNGKIYHLTITEKGKELASIHKKYDNLDIVKTKKKLLKKFTIEELIAFDKICKEYTNILRYKKEKK; encoded by the coding sequence GTGGATAATAAAAAGCTATATGAAAAAGAAATTTTAAATGCACAAATAGAAACAAATGAAGATGAAAAATTAGTTAATGATAGATATAAAAAATTAAATGGAATAATGGAGCCTATGTATGACTTTATTTTGGCTTATTCAAATTATTATTCTATTAGAAGAGACTATGGTTCTGGTGAAAAATTTACAATGATAGAAATACATATTTTAACTGAAATATATGATAACTCTGGAATTACTGTTACTGAACTAGCTGAAAAATGGTGTAGAACAAGTAGTGCTATTTCACAGACTGTTAGAAAATTAATGAAATGGGGACTTATAAATAGAATAGGTAACGAAAATAATGGAAAAATTTATCATTTAACTATTACAGAAAAAGGAAAAGAATTAGCTTCAATACATAAAAAATATGATAATTTAGATATAGTGAAAACTAAAAAAAAGTTATTAAAAAAATTCACAATAGAAGAATTAATAGCTTTTGATAAAATATGTAAAGAGTATACAAATATTTTAAGATATAAAAAAGAGAAAAAATAA
- a CDS encoding Na+/H+ antiporter NhaC family protein, which produces MKSELNEKKYGAISFLPLIVFLTLYIGSGIFFTLMGAEGAFKKFPRHVALLAGIIVALLMNRGMKLEKKIDIFSENAGNPGVILIGLIYLLAGGFQGAAKAMGGVESVVNLGLTFIPSVFLVPGVFLISCFISTAIGTSMGTVAAMAPIAIGVAQAANLNVPLTAAAVIGGAYFGDNLSMISDTTISAAKGVGSEMKDKFKMNFFIALPAAIFATIMYAIMGGNGSITDEYNYHLIRVFPYIVVLITALIGFNVSGVLVLGIAMTGVIGLLEGNITFLDWIGAIGEGMSDMFSITIVAILISGLIGLVKYYGGIEWLVNSITSKIKNRKNAEYGISLISGLLSAALVNNTIAIIITAPIAKEIGQKYNIVPKRLASLIDIFACAFIALTPYDGGMLMITALVDVSPLEVLKYSFYIFALIVTTCITIQFGLLRTKEEKNN; this is translated from the coding sequence ATGAAAAGTGAATTAAATGAAAAAAAATATGGAGCTATCTCATTTTTACCTCTTATAGTATTTTTAACTTTATATATAGGAAGTGGAATTTTCTTTACTTTAATGGGAGCAGAAGGTGCTTTTAAAAAATTCCCAAGACATGTAGCATTGTTAGCTGGAATTATTGTTGCTTTACTTATGAATAGAGGAATGAAACTTGAAAAAAAGATAGACATTTTTTCAGAAAATGCAGGAAATCCTGGAGTAATTTTAATAGGTTTAATATATCTTTTAGCTGGTGGATTTCAAGGAGCAGCTAAAGCAATGGGTGGAGTTGAATCTGTTGTAAATCTTGGACTAACTTTTATACCAAGTGTATTTTTAGTACCAGGAGTATTTTTAATATCATGTTTTATCTCTACTGCTATCGGAACTTCAATGGGGACAGTTGCAGCAATGGCACCAATAGCTATTGGAGTAGCTCAAGCAGCTAATTTAAATGTTCCTTTAACTGCTGCTGCAGTAATAGGTGGAGCATATTTTGGAGATAACTTATCTATGATATCTGATACAACAATTTCTGCTGCAAAAGGTGTAGGCTCTGAAATGAAAGATAAATTTAAAATGAACTTTTTTATTGCACTTCCAGCAGCTATTTTTGCAACAATTATGTATGCTATTATGGGTGGAAATGGAAGTATAACAGATGAATATAATTACCACCTTATTAGAGTTTTTCCTTATATAGTAGTTTTGATAACTGCTTTAATTGGATTTAATGTTTCAGGAGTTTTAGTCTTAGGAATAGCTATGACAGGTGTTATTGGATTATTAGAGGGAAATATCACTTTTCTTGATTGGATAGGAGCTATTGGTGAAGGAATGTCAGATATGTTCAGTATTACTATTGTTGCAATTCTTATTTCAGGTTTAATTGGTTTAGTAAAATATTATGGTGGAATAGAATGGCTTGTTAATAGCATAACATCAAAGATAAAAAATAGAAAAAATGCAGAATATGGAATAAGTTTAATTTCTGGACTTTTGTCAGCAGCATTAGTAAATAATACTATTGCTATAATTATTACTGCTCCTATTGCAAAAGAAATTGGACAAAAATATAATATAGTTCCAAAAAGATTGGCAAGTCTTATAGATATTTTTGCTTGTGCATTTATAGCTTTAACTCCTTATGATGGTGGAATGTTAATGATTACTGCTTTAGTAGATGTATCACCATTAGAAGTTTTAAAGTATTCTTTCTATATTTTTGCATTAATAGTTACAACTTGTATAACTATCCAATTTGGATTATTAAGAACAAAAGAAGAAAAAAATAACTAA